gtgagagagagagagagagagagtgtgtgtgtgtgtgtgtgtgtatcctggaTCCCTTGTGAAGGGGGAGCCCCACAACATTCCCCACAGAACTCACAAGATGTGTGAGACTGcagagctatatatatatatatatatatatatatatatatatatatagctatatatatatatatgtccaggGCAGCAGGGTGATGGCTGCTCTCAGCCTAGATGAGAAGGGTTGGAGGAAGGTGAGCAGGAGGAGTGCGTTGAGGTGTTTCCTTGTCCAAGACCCCAGAGGTGCCTGCCTGACTCGTGACTCGATGCTGCATGTGCAGAGAGACCAGAAGGGGCTGCTCTCTGCTTTGTCTAGTGGCCACACAGTGCAATGACCCTTAActgcctccctggcccaatttgatattcttttcttttgaagagagaaacagaaacagagacacagagagaaacagatggagagagggagacactataACATCATCTGTGGAACTTccatggtgctcccctgtggtgttGGGGTTGAATCCTGGACCCCTCAGCTAAGAAAGAATGCACTTTGCCAGGGGAGCTATTTCCTGGCTCTCTCTTTTTGATGTTttattatcacacacacacacacacacacacacacacacacacacacacacacacacacacacacacggagagagatgCTGTGAATGCAGTGTCAGAGATTGGATTTGTGACCTTCCACATGGGCGTCCTGAAGtctgccactgagccacttccctggcctCTGTGATGActatctcttgctttttttttttcctttcttttttaatatggtgcaggggaatgaacccagggctctGTGGACCCACCATGCCACCATGCTGCCTCCTGGTCCAGTTTTTATTCTGTATCttttaagaaagagggagagaaggagaaatagaggaaaATGGAGGTGACaccaaagccctgctccaccgtCCATGAAGTGCTCCCATCCCCTGCTGTCGCTGGTGCTCCATGTGGTGCTCGGGACGGACCCCAGGGTCCTGCActttaccagctgagctacctcTGTGGCCCCTGTGTATCGATTATGTCTCAGTAGTGGAAGAAacagctttttcttttctgttgcaaATGAACATTTATTGAGTGCTTATAACATGCAGAGCACTATGCTAGGTTAGACAAAGGAAGACAGGAGAATGACCCCCAAGAACTGGAAGACTGGGCGACCCCCTGCCCCACAGGGCCTACAGTTTAGGAGGGGGACATTGTGTATGTACAGACACAGCTTACATCACAAAACAACACAGAAGTAGCATTTGCAGGTGCACAGCCATCTGGCAAAACTTGGGGCTACAGGAATGGAGACTGCTGGAACTACTGGCTGaccacctcctcccctcagctCAGTCCTGTCCACAGTTTGGGAACCATCTGCCTCTATGCTGCCCTGCCTCTGCTTGGCCTGGAGTGTGTCTGGCTGCCACCCTCCTCCAGACTGGTTGCTCTTTGTCATGTCCCCTGCCTCCATGGCTGTCCCCAGGCCCTGTGTCTGCCAGCTGACCATGGGACAAGTCCAGGCTTTAGCTTCTGTTGGGGGCTCCCGGGGAGGTCTGAGCACTTGCCTCCACACAGACCTGCTCTCTTCTGTCTTCTGAAGGGAAGGAACATAGGACAGTGGATGAGGAGACCTGAGTTCCAGTTCTGGTTCCACTATGCACAGTTGTGTGGGTTTAGACTAGTTATATAGCCTCAATTTCTTAATCTGTGAAagtgagagtgggagagggacttAAGAAATTTGAGCTGTGGGTTTTCTTTCATTCACATGGCTTTGACTCCTTTGACCTCTGACCTCAGTAACCCCACTCTGGGTGGTAGAGACCCTATAGGTAGTTTGGGATGAGATGCAACCCAGTAAGGGCTGGACAGAGATAGGAATTCTGGCAATTTGCAGAGAACCATGCTAGGGTGAGGTGGGATGAGGCTGCGGTGCTTGAGACCACCCCAGAGTCACTCAAAGCTTGGAGACACTCAGTCCAGGAGCACAGCCCCTGAAGACACTTTGGTCTCAGATTCAACCCCTCCCCCAGTTGTGAAGCAACTTAGCTATCCCCAGCccaaggtgtgtgtggggaggagggCTTGTGAGCATCACCTCCATAGCTCTGAGGGGGCCAGGGCAGCCTCTTTCTACCCCAAAGGGAGCACTAGGCAAGAGAGAAAAGACCGAGGGAGTAGATGGACTCACTCTGCACACAGGGTGGGGACCTCAGTGCACTAGGGAGGGGTGTGTGGTTTAGAGCACCTTGGGGCAGAAAGAGCCTTGACAGCATGGCTGCCAAAGAGAGTATCAGGGCTGGAGGTGTGGTTCTGGGGCTAGGTAtggtggggtgggctggggtggggtggggtgactgAAGGGCTTGgggtggggaaagggagggaagaccAGCCAGGGTGTGCTCCGGCTTTCCAGAGGCACCAGGATGTCCGAAGTCTTTCCTCTGTCTGCTCTGgtgatgggggtggagggtggggagggctcCCAGTACCCTCCTTTGTCTTGACCACTAACCAAAAGAGGCAGGGGAGGCTGGGCTCAGGTCCCTTCTGCATCCTCTCCCCAGGAAGCAGACATAATGATACAGTTCTCATCGTAGGTGCTGATGGCATGTGGAGTTACAGTTCACACAGCATCCGGACATGCATCAGCTCACTTAATCCCACTTAATCTCATTTGCGAACCATTGCACTGGCCTGGAAATGGACCTGCCTCTGCCTGGACAAGTCATTTCCCTCGTTGGGCCCCTGGGAGTGCAAGGTTGCTCTCTCCCCAACAActaaagggaggagggggagagtggcAGATGGGGGGGTAGGAAGAGCTGTTGGGGGACGTGTGGAGGGGCAGGGATGGGTGCTGGAGGGGGTGTTGCCTTGTGGTGCCTGGTGCCTGGTGCCTGTGGTTGCGTGCCTGGGTGCCTTGCCCAGCCAGCTAGAGGTGTGAGGCACATGGGCCTAGCCACTTGCGAAACGGAGTGTCTCCTTTCAAAAAGTGTCTAGTTGCAAATCTCCCCCTGCCTTGAGACAAAGGCCTGGGGCATACAAAGGCCTCTTGTTTTCTCCACCACAGTGGAGGCTAATCTCTGGGTCTGGAACCGCACCCCCCCCCAGATGGGGAGGGGGTCTTGTGCATATATGTGCAGCCTGAGTGCATATACCtgctgtgaagtggccccccatccctaagggtgggggtgggctgaaAGGAGGTCCCAACTCTCCTTTCCTCAGAGGGGTCACTTCTGGGGCTATTGTTCCGTGGTTAGTACCTGTCTGCCTGGAGCCACCCTCCCACCCCTCAGACTCCCACTGCAGCTTGGGGGAAGTTTCTAGgaggggaggggttctggggtgCCTGGCAGGACTCATCTGCTTCGGGGGACGTGGATTTATTGCAACTGGGGAGGAAGGGTCACAGTTGGAATGAGAGGCCACCCTCCCTTGCACGCAGGCACCCCCACAGGCACATCTGCTCACGCCTGGGGAGGCACCCACAGTTCCGCCCTGGGGGTAGGGTCGCTGGGGGTGAACACACACCAGCAGGCCTGTGCGGACCCCACCCGCCAAGATGGGCGCACACTGCTCTCCCACCCCACGCAGCGCCCCACCAGGGGCCGGCTCTCTAGAACCTCCCGCTGCCTGCTCGCGGTCGCCCGCACTTCCCAGGCCCAGGCTCAGAGCAGCTATGGCCGGGGCGGCGCGACCTGGGGCTGCGGAGCAGGGTCGAGACGGGCGGGGGGCTCAGGCCTTGCTGCCGCGGGGCAGGCTCTGCGGCGAGTGCAGCTCCACAGACTGGCGCCGCCGCACCTCGCGCTCCTCCCAGTCGGTGTCGGGCTCCAGCCCCTTGAGCACCGCCAGGCGCTCCGACAGGCTCTTGGAGGTCGGGAACAACACGTAGTTGTAGAGGAGGGAGCCCAGGATGGCCCCCACCAGGGGTCCGATCCAGAAGACCTGGGGGCGAGCGGAGACGGACGCTCAGGTCCAGGCCGGGGGACGCACCCACCAACACCCCCAAAGTGCTCTCTGACGCTCAGGTTCCTGTCGTTAGGAACAAACTGCTGGGAGAAGGCttgctggggtggtggtgggggggtgaggcGGAGGGTGCATTTGTGGGTTCTTGTCCCCTCCTTGCCTTAGTTTCCATTCATTGCTGTAATACCTACCTCCCGGGTGGTTGTGAAAACTAACCAAGCGACTGTTTGCACAGCACTTAGAACAAGACCTGACAAACACTAAGCACTAGACAAGCACGAAGttgtaaagtgtgtgctggtGGGAGAGGGAGCACCCCTGTAGGGTACCCGCATCGCCCCCTGCGGAATCCAAGCTCCAGCCCTAGGCACAAGGGAGACGCTATGCCAGTGGGACATgctgtgtgtgtgcctctgtgcCACTGTGAGTGTGGAGGAGTAGGTGGCCTGGAGCGGGAAAGCTGCACATgcatgagccccccccccacctaaataaatcactaaataaaatataaaacataaaataaaaataaaataaacaaaagcgtGTGCACTCGCTAACGTAAACATCAGCAAGTCTCCAAGGTTCTAAGACACCAGCTTTCACTCCCTTAACCTCACTTAATCCTTCCCTAAGGCCGAGGAGGCAGGAACAGCGATCCTCACTGACATGTGGAAACTGACATGTGGAAACCTTTGACCTAAGCCCCTTCCTAagcccccacccacctccacccatctccacccccaccccagaggacGGTGAAGGTTTAGGGCAAGGAGGCTCATCTCCCACCTCCCTTGATGGAGAGGGctcctgggggtggaggggggaggagggcaggggaatTTCAGCCATTACCCAGTGGTCATCAAACTTGCCGGTGACTACGGCTGGGGCCAGGGAGCGGGCAGGGTTCATGGAGCAGCCGGTGTAGTAGATCTGCAAGAAGAGatgggggtggtgtgggggactgtggGGGGCCAGGGATACctgctctctttttaaaaaaatatttgtttattttatttattattggatagagacagagagagattgagaggggagaggagataagggggggggaatgagacagagacacctgcagccctgattcaccactcctgaagctctccccctgcagatggggaccaggggcttgaacctgggcccttgtgcattgtaccatgtgtaccaccacctggccccaggatccCTGTTCTCTTTCTCCAGAGTTTGGCCTCAACCCAGAGGGAATCCACACGCTGGTGATTTCAGTCCATGCTCTGTTTACAGGACTCTGGGctcatttattttttggggggggttgagTGGGATGGGAGTTGAGGAGGCAAGACACCTGTCCCTTTGGGATCTGTGCCCATCCACCCCTCTGAAGTGCCTCCGTGTGTCTATCCCTCACAGGAATGCCATGTATCTCTGCCCCTCTGGGGGTCCTGGTGTCTGTTCCTCTGGGGAGCGTGGAGCTGGCAGCCATCACTCACCCcaaggaggtggcccagtgtCACAGACAGTCCAATGGAGAGGGCCGGGGCACCCAGGTTGTCCTCACGGCGCTCGTCAGTGGAGGCGAAGATGCAGAGCACTAGCTGCAGGGTGAGGAAGAGCTCCACGGTGACGGCCTGGCCAGCTGTCGTGCTGTTGCTGAGCTGGGGCAGAGAGAGGACACCCTGAGCACCTGCCCTACAttggcaacccccccccccaggcctagGCCCCATGGAGGCTTCCAGGCCAGCACCAGGCGCCAGGACACCCCGACCTTCCGCTGCTCTTAGCCCACGTCGCTGATGCTTTTGCCTGGCCAGAGCCTGAGGTTGGGGATGGACCTGGGGCTGAGCAGGAAAACTGAGTCCCTTAGACTCAGGGCCTGGGGCTGAATGCCTACACTGTGTTGAAAAGGTGGAGAGTCATCCTAgagaacaacaagggaaaaagtTTTGTTCTAGAGCCTCTTTCATGTGCAGTTTCACAGTCTGggacactttttcattcaaacacacgcacacgcacacacacacacacacacgcgcgcgcacacaccataccacagcaccagaacctCCCCATGTGCTTTGGTACCTCCCATGAGGTGCTGGGGCTAAAGCTTGGGTTGCATACCTAgcagagtatacacattacccagtgagctctctctctagcCCAGGGAGGAGTTTCGATTGCAGCAGGAAGTGCTAGGCTAGGTGACAGGAAAgccttgggggtcaggtggtgacactgCCAATAAAGTAcatatggacctgggttcaaacccaacctgtccccacctgtagggaggaagcttcacgagtggtggagcagtgctgcaagtgtttctctttttccttttctttcccgtctttctttctgtctctattataatAGGAAacagtaataatttttaaaaagaaaaaaatgacttctgggggcagtgaattcattgtgcaggcactaaaccccaccataaacaaatgcataaataaacaaaaaggaaggCTTTGCTCTCTGTCTTGGCTACAGATCCTTCTGTGACAAGAGGTGTGTGGCTTCTTCCTGTGCTGAGAGGGTTCCCGGAGACCTTATCTGGGGACCTgggcctagaaatggacctactgtaTTGCACCCCCGCCCCCACAATCCAGCAGATTGTTCTTTCCTCTGATCTTTGTCCCCCACGACTTAGCCTGCTTCCCAGCATGCTTTGTATCTCAGCTTGCCTTCAGGTTTTGCCCCCTGAATCCCACTgtggagatgggggagggggtgcagaaGCTCTGAGATGAGATGCCGCCACACCCATGTGGggtgtccagagtcccagcagacCCTGCTTTGGGTGACAAGAGAACTTGGGGTCCAGCGGAGAGGTGATTTCACAACTGAGCTGCACCCAGCAATGGGCTTTGTCACCTGTACCCTACACCCTGCCCTCTGGAGCTGGGCGCCTCACCGGATGAAGGTGTGATAATTGGCAGCTACCACACTcctccagggcctgaacccccacccctaccTGGGTCCTAACCTTCCAGCTGGCACCCTTGGATCTCTCTGGGATCTGAAGTGAGTCCAGCTGTTGCCACTGTCAGAAGTTCTAGTGGGAGGCAGTAGAAGGAGGTTTGGGGCTGGGAGATACATAGCTCACCCAGCTGCGGACATACCCTGACGTGTGGAGGCTCAGGGTTTGAGCCTTAGTGGCACAAGGGAGCAACAGGGGCAGCACTGCCCATGGCAGGTGGAGTGATACTGTGGTCTCTCCCTTTTGACTATttgattaattggatagagacagaaaacttaagaggcaaagagaagatagagagggagagagacacctgcggtactgcttcaccactcatcaagctgcccccccccccgagaaAATAGGCTCAGGGTGGCTGCTTGACATATGTGTGAGTCCGGATTCATTTCTCAGGGGTAAGagaagaaagagattgagagatagccCAATGAGTAGTGTGTCAGACTTCCGCgcagtgctctgggtaaaaataaaaaggagaaaggaaaagaaaggaggagccatatatttatttattttttctttttattatacttgacaggacggagagattttgagaggggaggggtgatagagaaggaggaagatagacacctgcagacctgtttcactgcttgtcaagtgccCCCCCtccaggaggggagagagggattgaacccaggtccttgtgtgcggtgatatgtgcacttaaccaggtgcacttacCGCCCAACCTCCAGGAAGGAGCCATTTTTTGAAAGAGATTTGGGAGGTTCCTGATTTGTTCTGGGACCCAGTTTACTTTGCTTCTGTCCTCCTGTGAAGCGAGGGTAACAGAACTGATTCCAGAGGCCTGTGTGAGGGCTGGGGCTAATCAGGGCAGCAGGCCAGCCCCATTTTGCTGGCTCTGGGCCTCTCCATGGGAGACGGTACAGATGTGAGGTCTGTGCCAGTGTGGAGTTTGTTGTCAGGTGCTGACACTTCCTGGGAATGGGTTAAATGCTGAGCTCAGTTTGCAGTCAGGGTTTGGGGTAGGGGTCAGGGGATGGACTCCCAGAGCTCACCCCACAGTGCCATGCCACCCTCACAGACCCACTGCAGTCATTCCCTGCATTCATTCCCTGCTCCAGGGGAACACTCCCTTCCTCAGGATGGACACTGCCATGGTTTCTCCAGCCTTATCTTGgccccacactcccagcctcatcatgctttctttccttttgcccCACCagcaggattccactgctcctggcagaccccataatttcagatatatatatggagagagagagagagagagaggagagaagcaccATAGCACTGGCACATGGAACTCCCTTCAGAGCTGtgcgtggtgctggggcttgaacctaggtcttctcACATGGggaagtatgcactctactgggtgagttatttCCTAGtctcatatttgtttatttatttgaaagaggagagaactaaagcaccactctggcacacaagatgccagggactgactttaaaacttcatgcttaagagtcccatgctttgcccactgtgccacctccagggctaCCAACGCTTTCCATTTTGAAGACGTTCCCCAGTTGGAACTTGCTGTCCTGAGTTGAGGTGGGGGCAGAGTGTTGAGCCAAAGGGATGCAGACCATCTCCCTGCCTGGGCCTTGCACAAATccaggagagaggagggtggagTGTGGAGGGGTAGAGTGCTGCTGTTACCTCTCCCAATCAGCCCAGAGTCAAGTGACCAGTCGTCTGCTCACAGGCTCCAGGGGCCGTCCCCAGTATCTGGAGATAACCTTGCCCCTTCCACTCCTGCTTCCATGCTTTCTCTGCTATTGACAAGCTAGAACTCTTGTCCTGTCCTCCTCTCTCGGTCTCCTTTGTAAAGTAAGGCTTAGATGGTGGCTGAGAGAGTGGATGTGGGTCGTGGGTTTTGTTGTCAAGCCTAGTTTGTATTTGAATAATCTCCCTGGACTTCTATGTCTTAAAGGATATAAaaactctgagcctcagtttttaTATCTTTTAAGACATGTATGTGCCCCTTCTTAACTAATAAATAGGTGCATCTTGGATTAAAAAagcaagcatgagttcccaagttcaagtcccagcaccacatatgccagaatcatcctttgcttctctttcttttgtaaGTGGATAGACAAttcttatttttgttactgtCACCAGGGTTCTTTGTGGAGCTCAATGGCagccatttatctatttatttatttaatttaaaaattatttatttatttattcccttttgttacccttgttttattgttgtagttattattgttgttgttgtagttggataggacagagagaaatagagagaagaggggaagacagagagggggagagaaagacagacacctgcagacctgcttcaccgcctgtgaagcgactcccctgcagatggggagccgggggctcaaaccgggatccttaagctggtccttgtgccttgtgctatatttacttatttatttatttattaattatttatgtctccagggttatttctgaggctcagtgcctgcactacaaatccactgctcctggaggccattttccccatttttgttgcccttgttgttgttattgttggacaatacaaagagaaatagagaaaggaggggaagacagagtggggagagtgaagcaacgccccctgcaggtgggggatcctggggcttaaaccaggatccttactacaGTCTATGCGCTTctcgccgtgtgtgcttaaccagctgtgctactgccaggccctaatttatttatttgtttttaaatatttatttattcccttttgttgcccttattgttttattgttgtagttattattgttattgatgttgtcattgttggataggacagagagaagtggagagaggaggggaagacagagaggggaagagaaagatagacacctgcagacctgcttcaccgcctgtgaagcgactcccctgcaggtggggagctaggggctggaaccgggatccttatgccagtccttgtgctttgcgccacgtgtgcttaacccgctgtgctaccacccagctccctatatatatatatatatatatattttctttttttcttttaaccagagcactgctcagctctggcttatggtggtgcaggggattgaacctgggacttgagggagcctcaggcatgaaagtctgtttgcataaccatgatgctatctaccctgcccaatatatttattttaattggctaggacagagagcagttaagagaggaagggttgttagagagggagagtaaaaggagactcctgtagacctgcttcagcgctcatgaagtgtccctcctgcacgTGGGGGAGTTGGGGCTTAAGCATGAGTGTGTTTAACCGgttatgctacctcccagccccttgatttttaattttttttaaaaggcatgtCCACCCCTACCTTACAGCAAAGACTGTCATAAGGAGCAGCTACTATAACACCTGCACAGGGCAGATGCTGAAGAAGAGGTGGGTCGTGGGTGGGTGAGctagtttgagcccagcccccactgcactgagggagcttcagtgctatcATGTCTTTCAGTcaccctccctctatttctctcttttctttcttttttcaaatttttgcttcttccccacttttgttgcccttgttgttttattattgttgttattgatgttgttgttgttgttggataggacagagagaaatggagagaggaaaggaagacagagggggtagagaaagatagacacctgcagacctgcttcaccgcctgtgaagtgactcccctgcaggtggggagctgggggctcaaaccgggatccttatgccagtccttgcgctttgtgccacgtgtgcttaacccattgcactaccgctggactccctatctctctctttctatttgaaaaatttGTTGGCCTGAcagccaggcggtgacacatcaTGTTAAGCgtacacagtactatgcacaaaagactgatgcaaggatctgggtttgagcccccgctccccacttgcagcagagACACTTCgctagctgtgaagcagggctgcaggtgtctgcctttctctctccctctctgtctcctcctcctctctcaatttctctctatcctgtcaaataaaatgggggtgggtgtggggaatggttgctgggagtggtagatttgtagtgatggcactgagccccagagataacactggtggcaattacaacaaaaacaaaacaaaacaaaacaaaactgttggCCTGGAATGGTACAActccatcaacaacaaaaaagaacattgaagaaaaggaaaagaagaaagaaatggtgaATGCTTCCTATCATACCTATAAAGCTCACACAttaaccatgagcaaggacccaggttcaagccaccagtccccacctgtaggggaaaagcttcacaagtggtgaagttgtgctgcaggtctctctctctccttccctttctcccgctccctctctcctccctcttttctctcaatttatctctgtctgaataaaagcaaaacaagacataaacaaacaaacaaaaccccaacgGTCTCTTTGAGGTCCCTCATAGCTATGAAGTGTGTCTGCTCTGGGATCCTGCCCTCTACTGGGTTCCAGCCTGTTCTCATTGTAAACAGGCATCAACCAACAGATGCCCTGCCACCGCTCTTCCTCCATGAAGCTCAGCACAGAAAGTTCCAGCAGACCGTGGCTGCTTCCCCTGCACCATCGCGCCAGGACTCTACAGCCTCTGTGTTCCTGGTGCCTGCatcatttccctctctccctctcttctgtgcTCCCCTCTGCATTCTGACCCAGAGCCCATCCTTTGCTAGGCCTCCCTCACCCCCCAGACCTGCCTGTGGCAGAAGTGCTGGGTTCTGAGTACTCACTG
This portion of the Erinaceus europaeus chromosome 7, mEriEur2.1, whole genome shotgun sequence genome encodes:
- the AQP2 gene encoding aquaporin-2, which codes for MWELRSIAFSRAVFTEFLATLLFVFFGLGSALNWPQALPSVLQIAMAFGLAIGTLVQMLGHISGAHINPAVTVACLVGCHISFLRAAFYVAAQLLGAVAGAALLHEVTPPSIRGDLSVNALSNSTTAGQAVTVELFLTLQLVLCIFASTDERREDNLGAPALSIGLSVTLGHLLGIYYTGCSMNPARSLAPAVVTGKFDDHWVFWIGPLVGAILGSLLYNYVLFPTSKSLSERLAVLKGLEPDTDWEEREVRRRQSVELHSPQSLPRGSKA